A window of Henckelia pumila isolate YLH828 unplaced genomic scaffold, ASM3356847v2 CTG_466, whole genome shotgun sequence genomic DNA:
CGAAAATTTCTGTCCCAGCTGCATTGATCGATGCAAGAAGTTCTCAGGATGGGGACATTGACTATTGCATATGAGCAAATAAAAGAGAGAGCGATAATATGAAGATATGAAAAGAGCTGGATGTTATTTAGTAGCGAAATGAATCACCTGGTACATTCCACCTTGAACAAGTGCAAAGAAAAGGCCAGAGGAAACAGCGCTTGCTGCCAGATTCGGCCCACCCATACCACTTACTAACGTAAACATAGCACCAGAACCAAAAGCTGCAACCATACTGCAATAACCAACCAACACACTAAGTGCACAGAACAAATGACGATAcggataaaaaaaattctaacatTCATCCAGGCGCGCATATGTCATAGAACCTGCGGACTAGTGAATGATCAAAGAGTAAAAACGATACTCTCATAAAGTATACCATATAACATTCTACTTGAAATCCAGGGTAGAGGTCCAAAACCAGAGGCTCAAATGCAAGTATCCTCAGAGTTTGTGCTCTAGCCGAGACTTGTAATCTCATCGACGAGCTAAGGACTTAATATGATAGTTTAATTATGTGTGCTTTATCTACACAAGTTCACCGGTTATTCCGGGTGTGGGatcgggatcccgtcgggtaggGAGAGGGTAATcaagaaaaatatttcttttaacaaaaaaatttatgaagaaTCTCAAACAACTTCTTCGTACAGCACAAATATCAAAAGCACCCATTGAGTATCATATTCGAGTTTCTCTCAttcaaatatgaattaattaaattattaattaatattttaaataatacacaaaaataaaatgtcatTTCGTTATTATACTATTCGATCGTTTCAACAATAAACAATTATGCAAATTATGTTTACAATTAATtgttatatgagttgaaacacaataatatttagctcaatatattaataaaattattaataaaatatattataatattatttcggACGGGTCGGAAATTTCGTCGGAATAAGGTTTTAATCCCGATCTCTCTCCCGAATAGTGGGGATATTACAAGatctcaaaaaaaattttgaaatcaaaaTAAAGGGGAATGCCAGTAATCAAAGTTACTTTTGTTCCTTCAGGCACCTAGCAAGTCATcatctaattagataattataaatatgaattcaataaattataatttaatagtttaaataatacacaaaaataaaatgttatttCGTTATTATACTAGCAAGTCATcatctaattagataattataaatatgaattaattaaattattaatttaatattttaaataatacacaaaaataaaatgtcatTTCCTTATTATACTATTCGATACAATAAACAATTATGCGAATTATGTTCACAATTAATtgttatatgagttgaaacacaataatatttagctcaatatattaataaaattattaataaaatatattataatattatttcggGACGGGTCGGAAATCCCGTCGGGATAAGTTTTTAATCCCGATCTCTCTCTCAATATCAATCGGGATGGGAAAAATCCTGAAACATCGTGAAAAATTTTGGGTAAAGATTTTTCGGGACGGAAATGAGATGGGATTTCGGGAAATTTCGCCATCCCTAACTGTAATAGAATAACAAGGAACACAGCTTCAATGAACTCTACTTAAATTCATTAGTTATTTAACAAAACCGTATTATTTTCTGAAAACAACTTATAATTAGGTGAAACTACATAAGAAGGGCAACCTTTTGGAAACCAACTTTGATACTCATTTTTAGAACAGGAAAAAATGCTTTACTGATGTTTCGAGAAAATTTTTTTGTGCGAGGCACTTTCTAACATCTGTGATCAGGCACAAGCACAAACAAACAGAGGTTTGAGGCACATCAAATGCCAGTTACCAATTACCATAACACATCACATGTATAAACATAAAGAAATATGTCGGTGTTCTAACTAAGCCAAACCTAGATTGAACATCCTCCTTGCCTCTCAATCTTTTCATGACGCAGGAAATGCCAGCATTGGTGCCCGTCATGACAGCAAAATTGCGTGCTTGCACCAAAGGACCTCCTGCAAAAGCCTGAACACAAACATATGTAAACCTTACACTTGTCACAAAACCTATCAAGCACATGAGCATGTTAGGCACAAGAAGTCCACATTCAGTTAGATTTTGATAAAGCAGATCAAATGCCATAAATTTTTAACTTATCGTATTTTAAGATCCATTATGTCTGGGACTCAATTATGAAGAGAAAAGAAACTAAACAAAAATGCAGTATCCAAACCTATAAAAATTATGACCTTCACTTTTCTTAATGAATTTCTTCTTCATAACGTATAAAAGGTTCCTCGTTAATACCTTCACCAAAATACAGTATCCAAACCTATAAACAAAAATCTTCGGAGTAAATATTTAGATTAAAACCTCAAGTCGAAATACACAAATTTTGGAGAGCTTCATCAAACAACACTATTTTAAACAAGGAATGCAAGCCATTTTAAAAATAGAAGGCAGGAAATATCAGATATATAAAGCAACCTAATTGACcctaagtaatttttttttaatccgaTCCTAAGtaattaagaatttaagaaTAGCAATAAATCTTAGCACTAATTCCAATCCTTCGAAAGGAAATGATCACCATGCCATACACGGATGCAGAAGGTTCATAGGAAATCAGGAATAAATAGCAAAAGCCAAAAGGTGCGGAAAAATTTATTCTTGGGAGAAAATTCAGTATTCCAAGATACAACACccacaaaagaaaataaataaaaatgaaattgaAGCAGACAACCCAATAAAAGGGTATATAAGCATAAAAGACACGGTATAGAGTTGGGAGGGGATGGAGAGGATTGAAAATTgaaaggcaaaaaaaaaaaaaaagaaagaaaaaggaaCCTGAGCTTGTTTGAGAGACGCCATAGCTTCTGGATTGAAGCCGGCCGCGTTCGGCTGCGGAACCAAGGAGGAAACATCACCGGTGAGCGTTCCCATGAAACCACCGATGGCGGCTCCTTGGACGGCGCTTGTGGTGGTGACGACAGCGGCTTCCACCGCCAACGACTGCTTCGCAAGCCAACCTTTGAACTTCGTCTCCACCTCCTTGAATTTGGCCTGCACCGAAGCAACAGGATTCTGCTCCGATAGCCCCCTGAAACCGCCGGCTTTGGTCGGAATCCCCAACACCATGACTCCTTGCTTGCTTTCGCCCATATTGTACGAATCAATGAGGAGGAATTGGATAACACGAGAAAACCCACAATTAGGGTTTctataatttgttttttttttttttttgaaggggGTTTCTATACGGATTGCCAAAGCGGGCAACTTCCGCCCCTCATGGCGGCCCAAATGGAATTGACAATTTCATCCCCACTTGATGGCCCACTCACGTGACGTCGATTGCTCCACCACGTGGCAGTCCGGCTTATCCCCCTGGAAAATGTTGATCCAAGGGCTTAGAAATTACCATGAAAAAGTTTTGCATataattgtttttgttttggaTAATATGTTCGCGCGAAGATCAAACTACACATAGAATAGAATTTTAAGTGTTGCAGAGAGTCGTCCGAGTTCATATTTTATAACATTTCAAACATCGTGTTTCAATTGTTTTCATTATTATATTTCGTCTACATT
This region includes:
- the LOC140872553 gene encoding chloroplastic import inner membrane translocase subunit HP30-2, whose amino-acid sequence is MGESKQGVMVLGIPTKAGGFRGLSEQNPVASVQAKFKEVETKFKGWLAKQSLAVEAAVVTTTSAVQGAAIGGFMGTLTGDVSSLVPQPNAAGFNPEAMASLKQAQAFAGGPLVQARNFAVMTGTNAGISCVMKRLRGKEDVQSSMVAAFGSGAMFTLVSGMGGPNLAASAVSSGLFFALVQGGMYQLGQKFSQPPTEDVNYLKTRAILSNLGLQKYEKNFKRGLLTDNTLPLLTDSALRDVRIPPGPRLLILDHIERDPELKERRRANH